One part of the Candidatus Buchananbacteria bacterium CG10_big_fil_rev_8_21_14_0_10_42_9 genome encodes these proteins:
- the uvrC gene encoding excinuclease ABC subunit C (The UvrABC repair system catalyzes the recognition and processing of DNA lesions. UvrC both incises the 5' and 3' sides of the lesion. The N-terminal half is responsible for the 3' incision and the C-terminal half is responsible for the 5' incision), whose protein sequence is MPKLKTQLTNLPHQPGCYLYYNSAGKLLYIGKAKDIKKRVASYFTKNIHDPKTEKLISEIAKVDYIVTDNELEAYLLENKLIKKRQPVYNIMLKDDKTYAYIEITKEKFPRLVTTRTKSPDKKLFGPYPSGYSRQHVLRLANSLFKLRVCKKLPKRPCLLYHINQCSAPCINNISEGEYVRNVTLAEMLLKGDIKPLTKKLEFEMDKFSKRQEYEIAKLKRDQMRALQSLATQQRVDLKKRYDQNVINYVATAKQTIFGVFRINKGVITGKQEFVFKKELALLEDFITRYYETHDIPEEIIIPERFENQKLVAAYLTKAKGKKVSFTVPQRGDKVKLLDLVKTNILTKEKEEESALFELRQKLKLENVPRTIECFDISNLGETNKVGSMVYFKDGKPDKSNYRRFKIRTVEGQSDYDSMREVVLRRYLRLVKENKTLPDLVIVDGGKPQMSAALSAFREIGIQLPLIGLAKKHEEVYTTYTQYPFRFSRRTDALKLLQHIRDEAHRFAITYHRVLRSKGMR, encoded by the coding sequence ATGCCCAAACTAAAAACACAATTAACTAATCTCCCGCACCAACCCGGATGCTATTTATATTACAATTCCGCCGGCAAGCTTTTGTATATTGGCAAAGCTAAAGATATTAAAAAACGGGTGGCAAGTTATTTCACTAAAAATATTCATGACCCAAAAACCGAGAAACTAATTTCGGAAATTGCCAAGGTTGACTACATTGTAACAGATAACGAATTGGAGGCATATTTGTTGGAAAACAAGCTGATTAAAAAACGCCAACCAGTTTATAACATAATGTTAAAAGATGATAAAACATATGCTTATATTGAAATTACGAAGGAAAAATTTCCGCGGCTGGTGACGACGCGCACCAAATCTCCGGACAAAAAATTATTTGGCCCCTATCCCAGCGGTTATTCTCGCCAGCACGTTCTTCGCTTAGCCAATTCACTTTTCAAATTACGGGTTTGCAAAAAGTTACCCAAGCGGCCATGCTTGCTCTACCACATCAACCAATGCTCCGCGCCGTGTATTAACAACATTTCCGAAGGCGAATACGTGCGTAATGTTACATTAGCTGAAATGCTTTTAAAAGGTGATATTAAACCGTTGACAAAAAAGCTTGAATTTGAGATGGATAAATTTTCCAAACGCCAAGAGTATGAAATTGCTAAACTGAAGCGGGATCAAATGCGGGCGCTGCAATCTTTAGCCACCCAGCAGCGAGTCGATTTAAAAAAACGGTATGACCAAAACGTTATTAACTACGTCGCTACCGCCAAGCAAACCATTTTTGGCGTGTTTCGCATCAACAAAGGTGTGATTACAGGCAAGCAAGAATTTGTGTTTAAAAAAGAGTTAGCTTTATTAGAGGATTTTATTACCCGTTATTATGAAACCCACGATATCCCGGAAGAAATAATAATTCCTGAACGTTTTGAAAACCAAAAATTAGTGGCGGCGTATTTAACCAAAGCCAAAGGCAAAAAAGTCAGTTTCACCGTTCCGCAGAGAGGCGACAAAGTTAAATTACTTGATTTAGTCAAGACCAATATTTTAACTAAGGAAAAAGAAGAAGAAAGTGCTTTATTTGAACTGCGTCAAAAATTGAAGCTAGAAAATGTGCCACGAACGATTGAATGTTTTGATATTTCCAACTTAGGTGAAACTAATAAAGTTGGGTCAATGGTGTATTTCAAAGATGGCAAGCCGGACAAAAGCAATTATCGCCGGTTTAAAATTAGAACAGTTGAAGGCCAAAGCGATTATGATTCAATGCGCGAGGTAGTGCTGCGCCGCTATTTAAGACTGGTAAAAGAAAATAAAACACTGCCGGATTTAGTGATTGTTGACGGCGGCAAACCGCAAATGTCAGCCGCGCTTTCTGCCTTTCGCGAAATTGGCATTCAATTGCCCTTGATTGGTTTAGCTAAAAAACACGAAGAAGTGTACACCACCTACACCCAATATCCATTTCGCTTTTCCCGCCGCACTGACGCCCTTAAACTACTCCAGCACATCCGCGACGAAGCCCATCGTTTTGCGATTACTTATCACAGGGTGTTACGCAGCAAGGGCATGCGATAA